The genomic stretch CAGGGTGTAACGATGTTGTCCTGTATACTGAACAGTAAAACTGCTATTGATGTAAACATACGCATCATAAGGGTTTTTGTGAAGGTGCGTGAATATGCACTCTCCCATAAAGAAATACTGATGCAGCTTGCCAAAATGGAAAAAGAAATCGTGAGCAGTAACAGAAATATTGAACGCAACAGCAAAGACATTGAAAATATTTTTATGGTATTGAAAGAGCTGATAGAAAAACAAAGCACCAATCCGCCGAGAAATAAAATCGGATTTAAGCCGAACGATTAAGTCCAGCCCACGCACGGCACGGCTTGCAGCAAGCGAACGCACAAACCCAACCCAATTGCTGTCCTGCGGTCTTGCCGCCTTGCTCACATATTTTTTTGCCGCTTGCCTTTGCTTCGTGCGGCACATTGGCGAATGCCAAAGAGCCGCACAGCCCATGCTTCACAAGCCGCAAAAAAGCTCTACACACAGGCGGAGGGCTACATTAAACATAAGGTTGCCTTATAGGCGTTTTTGCCAACCCTTATGCAAGCATCCCAATCCCAAAAAGCCTATAAGAACCTTATGTTAAGTATCCAAGACCGCAGCCACTAAAGAATAAAACGCTTACACACAGAACCAACGCTGTGTTTTATTTTTTGTGGAAGCCGTGCCTTACCCACGCACACCGATACAGGCGTTATCCGTACTGTCGCAGCCGCCGCAAAGATGATGCGATGCAAAACGTTATCAGGCGGCTTTGACCGCACAAAAAATAATAACGATTGCCTGCATGATGAGTGGGTAAAATCAAAAAAATAAACGGCAATCATTATTATTTTTTGCACCGATTTTATTTTATCTTTGTTTTGTCATCGGTAATCTCTTCGCCGCCAACCGACCCTTTAGGGGAAGACGAAAACTGAAAAGTGTACTTACTACACAATCAGGAAAAATTGCCGATACAAATCCTGCCAAGCACATACGATAACCTCAAAATCTAAAGATTATGTCTTATGCTGTTTTGCGCACTTGCAAAATAAAGACGGCAGCGAATGCGGGAGGCTTAAATGCGCACCTTACCCGAACAATGGACGTTCCTAATGCCGACCCCGAATTATTAAAATACAACAGCCGTCCTATCGGTTCGGAAGACCTCAATGCCGACATTCAAAAGCGGATAAAAGAAGCAGGCATCCAACCGAGAAAGAATGCCGTGCTTGCCGTAGAAAACCTTTTGACATCGGGCGCGGAATTTTTTAATTACCATAAAGCCGAAGACGGAAAGCTGCAAGGCGAAGTAAACAAATGGAGGGCTTTTGAAAAAGCATCCATGCAATGGCTGGAGCAACTTTACGGCAAAGAAAACATCGTCAATTTTACTGTGCATAAAGATGAAGGCGCGCCGCATATCCATGCGGTTATCGTGCCTGTTGTCGAGGGCAAATTAAATTGCAGGGCATTGCTGGGCGGCAGGGAAAAGATGCGCGGGCTGCAAACAAGTTTTGCTGGTGCGGTGGAAGGCATCGGCTTGGAGCGCGGCATAGAAGGCAGCCGAGCCAAGCATACCGACATCAAAGAATATTATGCCGTACTGAAACAAGCCCAAGCCATTGCCGAAAAAGCAGAACTGCCGCAACAGGATTATAGCATTGAATTGGATGATATACCGAAACTCATCGGGCAAAAACAATGGAAGCAAATGCAGGAGCAGCTCATCAACCAGCAAATAAAAAAGTTGGTTACCGAACACAAAAGAATGGTGGAGGCTGTTGCTCTTATTAAAAACGAGAATAAAAAACTGAAAGAGCAAATCAAAACTTTGTCTTCCGAAAATGTGAAGCTGCATAAAACCAGCCAAAAGCAGTTGGAAGATATACGCAACATTATAACAAGCAAAACCATTACTCCGCAGGTCAAAGCAAAATATATGGACGGCGTGTTATTGCCAAGAAAAAATACCCAGAATGAAAATCAGGACAAACGCAGAGGTATGCGCAGATAAAAGTTGGGCAAAGGTTGCCCAACTTTTTGGATAACCCTTGTGGAGCAATGTACTTTTGTGTTCTAAAAACAAATGGTATGGAAGCAATGAATTATGAATACCTGTTGCGCATGATATATGGCTGCGGCAGAAATAATGACAACGGAGCTAATGCCGATATTTATCGCAGACTTGAACAAGCCGAGTGGCATCGAAACGACCCGCTCTGGGGTAAGTCGCAAAAAGAAAAAGAAAATGATTATCGTAATGCCTTTATGAAAGTTCGGCGGTATGTTGAAGATGCAATGCTTGTCGGTATAAGAGAAATCCAGAATGCCGCCGCTACGGAAGAAGACGTACAGCAACTTAAAACTTTACGTACTGAACTTGTAAATATGCAACGCCTAAATAAAAACAGGCTGGATGAAATAATCGATGAAGCCACAAAAATTTTTAGAAAAAATAACTTGATAGTTCGATAAATATCTATCTTTATCGAAGTTCTTTGATGCTGGGATGCGCTGGGAAAATTTTGTATCGATAAAAGGTTGGGCTTAGGAAATCGTTGTAATTTTTTGTGTTGTGCATAGGCAAAATGGGAAGTGCGGGAGAAAGTGCGGACTAATTACACCGCCTTCGGTCTCCAACAAAAGGCAATAGGGTTAACACAGGAAACTAATCCACTGCATAATAAGTACTTGTTTAATCAAGGGACAGAATTACAGGAAGATTTTGGCATTAATTTGTATTCGACTAAATTTAGAATACTTGACCCGCAACTCGGAAAGTTTTGGCAAATTGACGCATTAGCGGAATCTTCTCAAGATTGGTCAGC from Arachidicoccus sp. BS20 encodes the following:
- the mobV gene encoding MobV family relaxase, with the protein product MSYAVLRTCKIKTAANAGGLNAHLTRTMDVPNADPELLKYNSRPIGSEDLNADIQKRIKEAGIQPRKNAVLAVENLLTSGAEFFNYHKAEDGKLQGEVNKWRAFEKASMQWLEQLYGKENIVNFTVHKDEGAPHIHAVIVPVVEGKLNCRALLGGREKMRGLQTSFAGAVEGIGLERGIEGSRAKHTDIKEYYAVLKQAQAIAEKAELPQQDYSIELDDIPKLIGQKQWKQMQEQLINQQIKKLVTEHKRMVEAVALIKNENKKLKEQIKTLSSENVKLHKTSQKQLEDIRNIITSKTITPQVKAKYMDGVLLPRKNTQNENQDKRRGMRR
- a CDS encoding ORF6N domain-containing protein, which produces MAKQELQALVAEQKILNKIYVVRGEKIMLDRDLAELYGVETRVLKQAVKRNIARFPKDFMFEMTSKEIDGMVSQNVIPSKSYFGGATPFCFTEQGVTMLSCILNSKTAIDVNIRIIRVFVKVREYALSHKEILMQLAKMEKEIVSSNRNIERNSKDIENIFMVLKELIEKQSTNPPRNKIGFKPND